A single region of the Gracilibacillus caseinilyticus genome encodes:
- a CDS encoding family 4 glycosyl hydrolase yields MTTQEPKVVVIGAGSLFFGRQCIWQMVHSEHLNKGTLALVDTNEERLNKLVNLAQMVVDENQVDLNIEGSVDRKEVLHDADFVVLSFAVDTVKYRGIDCEISEKYGIRMCSGDTIGPGGIFRAMRELPMIMECAKDIEIICPEAWVINYINPSTVNGMALKKYAPNLKTFALCDSHHMPHKKIIYAERAGIINKKSEYTEEIDRKFDVRIAGVNHFTWLLKAEYEGEDVLSVIAKSLKRSAETETVGGDTGAKTLFNDAISYELYDIFGYVPTCTAHTKEYVPYWQGLGKLEDPIPPLSIWETEDRYQRHDEMWQQIDQFLSGETPISEFMDTFGPDHATDIIENMVGGLGKPFYINTVNHGAVSNMNDDSFLELLCEVTMDGVKPLPVGEMPRGIRGMQEVVLDTHELTAEAVVEGDRDKLRMAMLTDPLVHSIADADQIIEELLVLEKDMIPEQWYEKGLV; encoded by the coding sequence ATGACGACTCAGGAACCTAAGGTAGTGGTGATAGGAGCAGGCAGCTTGTTCTTTGGCCGCCAGTGTATTTGGCAAATGGTACATTCCGAGCATCTAAATAAAGGAACATTGGCTTTAGTAGATACAAATGAAGAGCGGTTGAATAAACTGGTCAACTTAGCTCAAATGGTGGTCGATGAAAATCAGGTAGATTTGAACATTGAAGGATCAGTGGACCGCAAAGAAGTGCTGCATGATGCCGATTTTGTCGTACTTAGTTTTGCTGTAGATACGGTGAAATACAGAGGCATAGACTGTGAGATTTCTGAGAAATATGGAATCAGAATGTGTTCCGGTGATACGATCGGTCCGGGTGGTATTTTCCGGGCGATGCGCGAACTACCGATGATTATGGAGTGCGCTAAAGATATTGAAATAATTTGTCCGGAAGCCTGGGTGATTAATTATATTAACCCGTCGACAGTGAATGGCATGGCATTGAAAAAATATGCACCAAATTTAAAGACGTTTGCTTTGTGTGATTCGCATCATATGCCGCATAAGAAGATCATTTATGCGGAACGAGCAGGGATCATTAATAAAAAAAGCGAGTATACCGAAGAAATCGATCGTAAATTCGATGTACGTATAGCGGGAGTCAATCACTTCACATGGCTGTTAAAGGCGGAGTATGAAGGGGAGGATGTTCTTTCTGTGATTGCGAAATCATTGAAACGTTCTGCAGAGACAGAAACAGTAGGTGGTGACACAGGTGCCAAGACGCTCTTCAATGATGCGATCAGCTATGAATTATATGATATTTTTGGCTATGTACCAACTTGTACAGCACATACAAAGGAATATGTTCCTTATTGGCAAGGACTTGGCAAGCTGGAAGATCCAATACCACCATTGTCGATTTGGGAAACAGAAGACCGTTATCAGCGTCATGATGAGATGTGGCAGCAGATTGATCAGTTCTTAAGTGGTGAAACGCCAATAAGTGAATTCATGGACACATTTGGCCCGGACCATGCAACCGATATTATTGAAAATATGGTGGGAGGATTAGGAAAACCCTTCTACATTAACACGGTCAATCACGGCGCTGTCTCCAATATGAACGATGATTCCTTCCTGGAATTGCTATGTGAAGTGACGATGGATGGAGTAAAGCCTCTGCCTGTTGGCGAGATGCCTCGCGGAATTCGCGGCATGCAGGAGGTGGTATTAGACACGCATGAATTAACAGCGGAAGCCGTTGTAGAAGGAGATCGTGACAAGCTTAGAATGGCGATGTTGACGGATCCACTTGTTCATTCGATTGCAGACGCGGATCAGATTATTGAAGAACTTTTGGTGTTGGAGAAGGATATGATACCTGAGCAGTGGTATGAGAAGGGGCTGGTGTAA
- a CDS encoding MerR family transcriptional regulator: MKTYSIGEVAKELNLTAYTLRYYDKEGLLPFVERTDSGTRLFKESDIDALKVIECLKSTGMPIKEIRHFIDWCSDGDDTLQQRYDMFLERKASVEQQMEELQKTMELIEHKCSYYKTALDAGTEVIHKNNKIEI; encoded by the coding sequence ATGAAAACATATTCTATCGGTGAAGTGGCAAAAGAATTGAACCTTACCGCGTATACCTTGCGTTACTATGACAAAGAGGGACTTCTGCCCTTTGTGGAACGGACAGATAGTGGAACGAGATTATTTAAAGAATCCGATATAGACGCATTAAAAGTGATTGAATGTCTAAAATCGACAGGAATGCCTATTAAGGAAATTAGACATTTCATTGATTGGTGTTCGGACGGAGATGACACATTACAACAAAGATATGACATGTTTCTAGAACGAAAAGCGAGTGTAGAGCAACAAATGGAAGAACTTCAGAAAACAATGGAACTGATTGAGCATAAATGTTCCTATTACAAGACTGCACTGGATGCCGGCACTGAAGTTATTCATAAAAATAATAAGATAGAGATTTAA
- a CDS encoding GRAM domain-containing protein: MENVIKRGMANLWKGKEAVGGKLYLTSQHLTHEAHKMNINKEKVEIKLSDIDHLEFYTNKVLGLPLMKNGLKVVDKENQQYKFVVNKRANWKNEIEALL, translated from the coding sequence ATGGAAAATGTCATAAAAAGGGGAATGGCGAACCTGTGGAAAGGAAAAGAAGCCGTAGGTGGCAAGCTGTACTTAACTTCTCAACATCTAACACACGAAGCACATAAAATGAATATCAACAAAGAGAAAGTGGAAATAAAACTATCAGATATTGATCATTTGGAATTTTACACGAATAAAGTTTTGGGATTGCCACTTATGAAAAACGGCTTGAAAGTGGTAGATAAAGAGAATCAACAGTATAAATTTGTGGTGAATAAAAGGGCGAATTGGAAGAATGAGATTGAGGCGTTGTTATGA
- a CDS encoding dihydrodipicolinate synthase family protein, whose product MLKETFHIAVPTAFFDDESLNVQGTIEYINHLYKQGIKSVLVSGSTGEQHSLNLREKIELVKSLEVECDLMNNMEIIFGVSSIRQKEAEELAMAISNTKISGILLGYSPYVLPTQEEALVYTKTIINYSNKPTILYNNPKRTGFDLSVTSIAELSSIDLVVGLKEAGDKAKIRLLKKEINRNNFHYYAGGELELEEKVLQGFDRLSSIAGNISPLEIRNYFQKLLVKETISEQERANIEVIFQQVNQGSPIVNLKKVLNQNGFKMGVCRKPIGNV is encoded by the coding sequence ATGTTAAAAGAAACATTTCATATTGCTGTACCAACTGCATTTTTTGACGACGAATCATTAAATGTTCAGGGAACCATCGAATATATAAACCATCTGTATAAACAAGGAATCAAGTCTGTTCTTGTCTCAGGATCCACTGGAGAACAGCATAGTCTGAACCTTAGAGAAAAGATTGAATTAGTAAAAAGTTTGGAAGTAGAATGCGATTTGATGAATAATATGGAAATTATCTTTGGTGTATCGTCAATCAGACAAAAAGAGGCTGAAGAACTTGCGATGGCTATCTCCAATACTAAAATATCAGGCATTTTGCTTGGCTATTCACCATATGTGTTACCAACGCAGGAAGAGGCTTTGGTTTATACAAAAACCATTATTAACTATAGTAATAAACCAACTATTTTATATAATAATCCGAAAAGAACTGGATTTGATTTATCGGTAACAAGTATTGCTGAATTAAGTAGCATAGATTTAGTTGTTGGATTGAAAGAAGCCGGTGATAAAGCAAAAATCAGATTACTAAAAAAAGAGATTAACAGGAACAATTTTCATTACTATGCTGGTGGAGAACTAGAATTAGAGGAGAAAGTATTACAGGGATTTGACCGTCTTTCTTCCATTGCTGGGAACATTTCTCCCTTAGAAATCCGTAACTATTTTCAAAAATTGCTTGTGAAAGAAACGATTTCTGAACAGGAAAGAGCAAATATAGAAGTAATTTTTCAACAAGTTAATCAAGGATCACCTATAGTTAATCTAAAGAAAGTACTGAATCAAAATGGGTTTAAGATGGGAGTTTGCAGAAAGCCTATTGGTAATGTTTAA
- a CDS encoding SMI1/KNR4 family protein, whose translation MWKYFISSISKEYTFRPPASNREISQISEKLNVVLHKKLLELYSETNGIFDSFDCPLIWSTSRVVEDNLFFRNFDDYKDIYMPFDHLLFFADDGCGDLFGYKILNGSIQTEDIYVWNHEDDSRTWVASSLEKFVEGWITGEITT comes from the coding sequence ATGTGGAAGTATTTTATAAGTTCGATATCAAAAGAGTATACATTCCGGCCCCCAGCATCAAACCGGGAAATAAGTCAAATTAGTGAGAAACTAAATGTAGTATTACATAAAAAGTTGCTGGAATTATATAGCGAAACCAATGGGATTTTTGATAGTTTCGACTGTCCTTTAATATGGTCAACTTCACGAGTAGTGGAGGATAATTTATTTTTTAGAAACTTTGATGACTATAAAGATATTTATATGCCATTTGATCACTTATTATTTTTTGCAGATGACGGGTGTGGTGACCTATTTGGCTATAAAATATTAAACGGAAGTATTCAAACAGAGGATATTTATGTATGGAATCATGAAGATGACAGTAGGACGTGGGTTGCTTCGTCATTAGAAAAATTTGTGGAAGGTTGGATTACTGGGGAAATTACTACATAG
- a CDS encoding AraC family transcriptional regulator: MDSLNIFNELSELVTVRINSCSEVEHPNSWIERRQYKDYDLWCIQEGQVEIRIQDEVHIASKGDLILFSPKVAYTATTPSESCTFIFTHFDVSLGDHLRILDNFQLAGIFKNELVKEEHYLFLNAYDQYKRNAAMSQMRLKGALTILIAKIMEQYSRHQYRGKFIQNATDQKLTKYLDKLQPVFDYAHEHLHQTLTVGELANIASMSEKYFISYFKQALGVTPGRYTYQLKMNRARELLYSKQYSVQEIASMLGYPDPYSFSKAFKKYYQSKFVW; this comes from the coding sequence ATGGATAGTTTAAATATATTTAATGAGCTTTCAGAACTTGTTACGGTTCGGATCAATTCCTGCAGCGAAGTCGAACATCCAAACAGCTGGATAGAAAGAAGACAGTATAAAGATTATGACTTATGGTGTATTCAAGAAGGGCAAGTAGAAATTCGGATACAAGATGAGGTTCATATCGCTTCAAAGGGAGATTTGATTCTTTTTAGTCCAAAGGTTGCTTATACCGCAACAACTCCAAGTGAAAGTTGCACATTTATTTTCACTCATTTTGACGTCAGTCTTGGCGATCATCTTCGGATCCTGGACAATTTTCAGCTAGCAGGAATTTTTAAAAATGAGCTTGTAAAGGAGGAACATTATCTTTTTTTGAATGCGTATGATCAATATAAACGAAATGCAGCCATGTCACAGATGCGTTTAAAAGGAGCTTTGACGATTCTGATCGCCAAGATTATGGAGCAGTATAGCCGGCATCAATATCGAGGGAAATTTATCCAAAACGCCACCGATCAGAAGCTGACCAAATACTTGGATAAGCTGCAGCCTGTATTTGATTACGCTCATGAGCACCTCCATCAAACACTGACAGTTGGGGAACTTGCTAATATAGCAAGTATGTCAGAGAAATATTTCATCTCTTATTTCAAGCAAGCACTTGGTGTGACCCCGGGTCGCTATACCTATCAATTAAAAATGAACCGGGCTCGCGAATTATTGTACAGCAAGCAATATTCGGTCCAGGAAATCGCAAGCATGCTTGGGTATCCAGATCCATACAGTTTTTCGAAGGCGTTCAAGAAATATTATCAGTCTAAGTTTGTTTGGTGA
- a CDS encoding RNA polymerase sigma factor, which produces MQDQYKTVVILRYYQDFTVKQIAETLHCPEGTVKTHLHRAIKQLKMYLKEESIQ; this is translated from the coding sequence CTGCAAGACCAGTATAAAACAGTTGTAATCCTTAGGTATTATCAGGATTTTACGGTAAAACAAATTGCAGAAACGTTGCATTGCCCGGAAGGAACGGTAAAGACTCATTTGCACCGGGCCATTAAACAGTTAAAAATGTATTTAAAGGAGGAAAGTATTCAATGA
- a CDS encoding ketoacyl-ACP synthase III, with protein sequence MANSTARITALGSYVPERILTNYDLEKMVDTNDEWIVKRTGIKERRIAHQDEFTSDIGYKSVLNLMERYDKTVEDVDLIIVCTLTPDFKTPSVASNLQAKLGVKNTGAMDLNAACAGFTYGLHVANGLITAGLNKKILVVGAETLSKITDYTDRTTCVLFGDGAGAVLVEYDEQQPSFISSHLGSEGESGKSLYCTNLSKRMYNEELTDSGYIVQNGREVYKWAVKTVPKGIQSVLNNTSINLDGIDWFVPHSANLRMLESICEKSNFPIERTLYSLVEYGNTSSATIPLSLDIGVKNGKLNNGDKVLLYGFGGGLAHAGLLIKWTL encoded by the coding sequence ATGGCTAATTCAACAGCGCGTATAACCGCGTTAGGTTCATATGTTCCAGAACGAATTTTAACAAACTATGATTTAGAGAAGATGGTGGATACAAATGACGAATGGATTGTGAAGCGTACAGGTATTAAAGAGCGAAGAATAGCCCATCAAGACGAGTTTACGAGTGATATTGGTTATAAATCTGTCTTAAACTTAATGGAACGATATGATAAAACAGTAGAAGATGTTGATTTAATAATTGTCTGTACGTTAACTCCTGATTTTAAGACTCCTAGTGTAGCATCTAATCTTCAAGCTAAACTGGGGGTTAAAAATACGGGAGCAATGGATTTAAATGCCGCATGTGCGGGTTTTACGTATGGCTTACATGTAGCAAATGGTTTGATAACAGCTGGTTTAAATAAAAAAATTCTTGTAGTTGGAGCTGAAACTTTATCAAAAATAACGGACTATACGGATAGAACAACCTGTGTACTCTTTGGTGATGGTGCAGGGGCAGTTCTTGTAGAATATGATGAACAACAGCCAAGTTTTATTTCATCACATTTGGGTTCAGAAGGCGAGAGCGGGAAAAGTCTATATTGTACAAACCTGTCAAAACGCATGTATAACGAAGAGTTAACAGATAGTGGGTATATTGTGCAAAATGGCAGAGAGGTCTATAAATGGGCGGTTAAAACGGTACCTAAAGGAATACAATCGGTTCTGAATAATACGTCAATAAACTTAGATGGTATTGATTGGTTTGTGCCTCATAGTGCCAATTTAAGGATGCTTGAGTCTATCTGCGAAAAAAGCAATTTCCCTATTGAACGGACATTATACAGTTTGGTAGAATACGGAAATACATCTTCCGCCACTATTCCATTGTCCTTAGATATAGGCGTTAAAAATGGAAAATTGAATAATGGTGATAAAGTATTATTGTATGGTTTTGGTGGTGGATTGGCGCACGCAGGATTACTCATAAAATGGACGCTTTAA
- a CDS encoding aminopeptidase, which produces MIKGIYELVSEEQLKKYAELAVRAGVNVQKNQLVIIHSDIKNVTFARLIQTAAYEAGASNVVMDWTDEQSTKEFYLNAADDAIDHFPDWQSARFKEWDDAGAAYIHIISENLDVFKDVSTERISRFQKASRTKLKDYYAKIRSHEVRWCLLAVPYFTWATKVFPHLSKEEALQSLWQLILRGARADGKNPIKDWENHDRAFESRKKFLNDSQFEALHFTNSRGTDLLVGMPKNHFFIGGGVIDKKGIPFFPNIPTEEIFSAPHKNEVNGKLVATKPLIYGGSVIDDFYLTFNEGRITAYYAATGQEALQSLIETDEGSHYLGEIALVSNNSPLSQADTLFYNTLFDENTACHIGIGNASPSNLQNGSNLSVKELKEAGLNTSLLLVNVAFGTEDMKVVGIKEGGTEVLLMKDGDFQF; this is translated from the coding sequence ATGATTAAAGGAATATATGAGCTTGTTAGCGAAGAACAGTTGAAAAAGTATGCAGAGCTTGCTGTACGAGCTGGTGTAAATGTGCAAAAGAATCAATTAGTGATTATTCATAGTGACATAAAAAATGTAACGTTTGCACGTCTAATCCAAACGGCAGCCTATGAGGCGGGGGCTTCAAATGTGGTTATGGATTGGACAGATGAACAGTCTACCAAAGAATTTTATTTAAATGCAGCAGATGATGCTATCGATCACTTTCCCGACTGGCAGAGTGCTCGCTTTAAGGAATGGGACGATGCGGGTGCTGCTTACATCCATATTATTTCTGAAAACTTAGATGTCTTTAAGGATGTTTCCACAGAACGGATAAGCCGCTTTCAAAAGGCCTCTCGCACCAAGTTGAAGGATTATTACGCAAAGATTAGATCCCACGAGGTACGCTGGTGTCTTCTAGCTGTCCCGTACTTCACATGGGCAACTAAAGTATTTCCTCACTTAAGTAAAGAAGAAGCCCTGCAATCGTTATGGCAATTAATCTTACGTGGAGCTCGGGCAGATGGAAAAAATCCTATAAAAGACTGGGAAAATCATGACAGAGCCTTCGAGTCACGGAAAAAGTTTCTAAACGACAGCCAGTTTGAAGCCCTGCATTTTACAAATAGCCGAGGAACTGATTTATTAGTCGGTATGCCTAAAAATCACTTCTTTATCGGCGGGGGTGTTATAGATAAAAAGGGAATACCGTTCTTTCCGAACATTCCCACGGAGGAAATATTTTCTGCTCCCCATAAAAATGAGGTGAATGGCAAACTAGTAGCCACTAAACCGCTTATCTATGGGGGAAGTGTCATCGATGATTTTTACCTAACCTTTAATGAGGGACGGATTACTGCCTATTATGCCGCCACTGGGCAAGAAGCGTTACAAAGTCTCATCGAAACAGACGAAGGTTCACATTATCTAGGTGAAATTGCCTTGGTCTCTAACAATTCTCCTCTTTCTCAGGCGGATACGCTCTTTTACAACACCTTGTTTGATGAAAATACGGCCTGCCATATTGGAATCGGAAACGCCTCCCCTTCCAACCTTCAAAATGGCAGCAACCTATCGGTGAAAGAGTTGAAGGAGGCAGGACTTAATACTTCCCTCCTGTTAGTCAATGTGGCCTTTGGTACCGAAGATATGAAAGTAGTGGGTATTAAAGAAGGTGGAACTGAAGTCCTATTAATGAAAGATGGTGATTTCCAATTCTAA
- a CDS encoding helix-turn-helix transcriptional regulator gives MGFKETGYLENRLAILRAEKKWSQKQVAEKVGVSRQTIISLENNRYSPSLKLAFEIAHLFKKDINEVFQYKTKEEN, from the coding sequence TTGGGATTTAAGGAAACAGGATATCTTGAAAATCGACTTGCCATCCTTCGTGCAGAAAAAAAATGGTCACAAAAGCAAGTGGCAGAAAAAGTAGGTGTAAGCCGGCAAACTATTATTTCGTTGGAAAATAACCGTTATAGTCCTTCCTTAAAATTAGCATTTGAAATTGCCCATTTATTTAAAAAAGATATTAATGAAGTATTTCAGTACAAGACAAAGGAGGAGAATTAG
- a CDS encoding DUF4179 domain-containing protein, which yields MNNDFPNFKKDIDQIEIPEKKLNLAVESAIKQGKRKKWSLGKKITYLCSAAVIFISLLMGSTFVSPIMAKVMSNVPLLNQILQSMDQTEDRKEMLNEFYSKVSETLNKNYEGVVSVSLSRMFTYDPPEINIGAENKTFEQDYGEEIKRVINDLADSFHIDEVKISIEVQNNDFADISKEDKEEMELSEQLFNIAEEVLQQKGYKLGMMSVDAENPILQIEVRDTQQQFNKEKDDVESLVHDAIYNKTDLEYEVEITGRSEAEIRDQNWQPIFSSVMDEVNKQYSEMNGFAYSFHPEPLQIILKTSLSDGEQAKKLAEEIAKYAREVIEVKRDTLTVEKIPYKIMIRNKEQDNLYEILYK from the coding sequence ATGAACAATGACTTTCCGAATTTTAAGAAGGATATCGATCAAATAGAAATTCCCGAAAAGAAATTGAATCTTGCGGTAGAAAGTGCGATAAAACAAGGGAAAAGAAAAAAATGGAGTCTGGGCAAAAAAATAACCTATTTATGCAGTGCTGCCGTCATATTCATTTCACTGTTAATGGGCTCTACTTTTGTTTCTCCCATCATGGCAAAAGTTATGTCAAATGTCCCTTTACTGAATCAAATTTTGCAAAGTATGGATCAAACGGAAGATAGGAAAGAAATGTTAAATGAATTCTATAGCAAGGTAAGTGAAACATTAAACAAAAATTATGAAGGTGTAGTTAGTGTTTCCTTGTCCAGAATGTTCACCTACGATCCACCTGAAATCAATATTGGGGCTGAGAATAAAACATTCGAACAAGATTACGGAGAGGAAATAAAACGAGTGATTAATGATTTAGCCGACTCGTTCCACATTGACGAAGTAAAAATTTCAATAGAAGTACAAAACAACGATTTTGCTGATATAAGCAAAGAGGACAAAGAAGAAATGGAACTTTCCGAACAATTATTTAATATAGCTGAAGAAGTATTGCAACAAAAGGGATATAAACTTGGAATGATGAGTGTTGATGCTGAAAATCCAATTCTGCAAATTGAAGTTAGAGATACCCAGCAACAATTTAATAAAGAAAAGGATGATGTTGAAAGTCTTGTACATGATGCGATTTATAATAAAACAGATTTAGAATATGAAGTTGAAATCACTGGACGAAGCGAGGCAGAAATAAGAGATCAGAACTGGCAGCCGATTTTTAGTTCGGTTATGGATGAGGTAAATAAACAATATAGTGAGATGAACGGATTTGCTTATTCCTTCCATCCAGAACCACTCCAAATTATTTTGAAGACTTCTTTGTCAGATGGAGAACAAGCTAAAAAACTGGCGGAAGAAATTGCGAAATACGCAAGGGAAGTAATAGAAGTAAAAAGAGATACTTTAACAGTCGAAAAAATACCTTATAAAATTATGATCAGAAACAAAGAACAAGATAATCTTTATGAGATATTATATAAATAA
- a CDS encoding sigma-70 family RNA polymerase sigma factor, producing the protein MSEQQMIKKAKRGNDKAFQELIQKEKNKLYRMAYMYVKNENDALDIVQETIYKAYISMKKLKENQYFSTWLTRILINNALDFIKKNKRVIPIEEMEGLHTTEVYQVEDHIDLVDAINHCKTSIKQL; encoded by the coding sequence ATGTCGGAGCAGCAGATGATTAAGAAGGCAAAAAGGGGAAATGATAAAGCTTTTCAAGAATTGATTCAAAAAGAGAAAAACAAGCTTTACCGTATGGCCTATATGTATGTTAAAAACGAAAATGATGCTTTAGATATTGTGCAGGAAACCATATACAAAGCGTACATATCAATGAAAAAATTAAAGGAAAATCAATATTTCTCGACCTGGTTAACTCGAATTCTGATTAACAATGCCTTGGATTTTATAAAGAAAAACAAGCGAGTCATACCTATTGAAGAAATGGAAGGACTCCACACAACCGAAGTTTATCAGGTAGAAGATCACATCGACCTGGTTGATGCGATTAATCACTGCAAGACCAGTATAAAACAGTTGTAA
- a CDS encoding NAD(P)-dependent alcohol dehydrogenase, which produces MVTAKARAVDGPDKPFRAAEITRRELDLHDVLIEIKYAGICHSDIHTAHGDWGEVNYPLVPGHEIAGVVTDVGPDVTKYKVGDRVGVGCMVDSCGECENCQKGEEQYCLKGNVPTYAGVDKYGELTQGGYSTHIVVTEDFVLRIPDNIGLDVAAPLLCAGITTYSPLNHWQAGPGKKVAVVGMGGLGHMAVKIAHAMGAEVTVLSQTLNKKEDGMQFGADHYYATSSPETFEKLAGTFDLIINTVSANIDINAHLSLLTLDGTLVNVGAPAEPLAVNVFSLIPHRRSFAGSMIGGIRETQEMLDFCAKHNTVPKIEVISADQIDHAYERVLASDVKYRFVIDISTM; this is translated from the coding sequence ATGGTAACTGCTAAAGCACGTGCTGTCGACGGTCCAGATAAACCGTTTCGCGCAGCTGAGATTACACGACGCGAACTTGATTTACATGATGTGTTAATTGAAATTAAATACGCAGGAATCTGCCATTCTGACATTCATACTGCCCATGGTGATTGGGGCGAAGTGAACTATCCTCTCGTACCTGGACATGAGATTGCAGGGGTAGTGACGGATGTAGGACCAGATGTTACCAAGTATAAAGTAGGTGACCGTGTAGGTGTCGGATGTATGGTGGACTCCTGCGGCGAATGCGAGAATTGCCAAAAAGGAGAAGAACAATACTGTCTCAAAGGAAATGTTCCGACCTACGCTGGTGTTGATAAATACGGTGAACTGACTCAAGGCGGTTATTCTACGCATATCGTCGTAACAGAGGATTTTGTACTAAGAATCCCTGATAACATAGGCCTTGATGTAGCCGCGCCGTTACTTTGCGCGGGAATTACGACATATTCTCCATTAAATCATTGGCAGGCTGGACCAGGTAAGAAAGTTGCCGTTGTCGGTATGGGTGGTCTTGGTCATATGGCTGTCAAGATTGCACATGCTATGGGTGCAGAGGTGACGGTATTGTCACAAACATTGAATAAAAAAGAGGACGGCATGCAATTCGGTGCAGATCACTACTATGCCACCAGCTCTCCGGAAACTTTCGAGAAACTGGCGGGTACATTTGACCTGATTATTAACACAGTAAGTGCTAACATTGATATAAATGCGCACCTTTCCTTATTAACGTTAGATGGGACACTCGTAAATGTTGGTGCGCCTGCAGAGCCATTGGCCGTCAATGTGTTCTCTCTCATTCCACACCGCCGTTCATTTGCAGGCTCCATGATTGGCGGCATTCGTGAGACGCAGGAAATGCTGGATTTCTGTGCAAAACATAACACAGTTCCAAAAATTGAAGTGATTTCGGCAGATCAGATTGATCACGCATATGAACGAGTGTTAGCTTCTGATGTGAAGTATCGCTTTGTGATTGATATTAGTACGATGTAA
- a CDS encoding zf-HC2 domain-containing protein, whose protein sequence is MNKCEIVKDLIPMYVEKLTSEDSNQFIEEHLHFCDEDCSHFLKNAERDLPMDEFPDEEQDDRKLMKGVKRRINNMIMMAILIGILIGLVISLRFFSLGLVAIVAFLIFTGFQIYFMNKYYESKNKKEDKK, encoded by the coding sequence ATGAATAAATGTGAAATTGTGAAGGATTTAATTCCGATGTATGTTGAAAAGCTTACAAGTGAAGACAGTAATCAGTTTATTGAAGAGCATCTTCACTTTTGTGATGAAGATTGCAGCCATTTTCTTAAAAATGCTGAACGTGATTTGCCTATGGATGAATTCCCTGATGAAGAACAGGATGACAGGAAGCTGATGAAAGGTGTGAAACGGAGAATCAATAATATGATAATGATGGCTATTTTAATCGGTATTCTCATTGGGCTAGTCATTTCCTTAAGATTCTTTAGTCTTGGATTAGTTGCCATCGTCGCATTTCTGATATTTACCGGGTTTCAGATTTATTTTATGAACAAATACTATGAATCGAAAAATAAGAAGGAGGATAAAAAGTGA
- a CDS encoding RNA polymerase sigma factor, translated as MDEFKQLYIKYEKQIYRYLFFLSGNKFIAEELTQETFLRAFKSIYSFKGRSKLSTWLFQIAKYTFYNYLKKHKNVNVQSAADISALENDLSNKETPEDIYLKKENAMNLLTAIKKLKKPQQDVVILRLYSELSFKEIGEIMNQSDKWARVNFYRAKNRLVSMINGGDADE; from the coding sequence TTGGATGAGTTTAAGCAGTTGTACATCAAATATGAAAAACAGATTTATAGATATTTGTTCTTCTTATCTGGAAACAAATTCATTGCGGAAGAATTAACGCAGGAAACATTTCTGAGAGCCTTTAAATCTATTTACAGTTTCAAAGGTCGCAGCAAACTATCTACCTGGCTTTTTCAAATTGCCAAATATACCTTTTACAACTATTTGAAGAAACATAAGAATGTGAATGTGCAAAGTGCTGCTGATATCTCTGCCTTAGAGAACGACCTTTCCAATAAGGAAACCCCAGAGGATATCTATTTAAAGAAAGAAAATGCAATGAATCTGTTAACTGCAATCAAGAAACTAAAGAAACCGCAGCAGGATGTCGTTATCTTGCGTCTGTACAGCGAATTGAGCTTCAAAGAAATTGGGGAAATCATGAACCAGTCGGATAAGTGGGCAAGGGTGAATTTTTACAGAGCGAAAAATAGACTCGTTTCAATGATCAATGGAGGTGATGCAGATGAATAA